In Octopus sinensis unplaced genomic scaffold, ASM634580v1 Contig15734, whole genome shotgun sequence, one DNA window encodes the following:
- the LOC115230535 gene encoding protocadherin gamma-C5-like yields MPPKWVNIFIFCHWYCIGDIFLEIEEESKPGTIVGKMEKLDSENINFVKLTQDMDSSFFNVDRETGLISTCSVIKRESLLRCRQQIDCLVTFKIVSFAKNILKVDKIIINILDVNNNRPTFYPASIFIELTENTESITKKELPTPYDYDSPKNGIKSCFIDSSINWATLSVKNEVNTNWTLSLLIENKKMNSFRESIEVQCMDGGTVPLIGTLYVEIVKKPAIKCFKPYFDYKILKISVSLINSKWIFVTKLKMLTSQENSSYQSPNSLFSIRYSLNKNETNFTIEETSGSVYVLRQSLLNIDNPLRLNVSACCQDLCDYCTLFIEPKILPKMLPNRNISNYFGSKFHFLVTNVREDGHLHVPYNSMKGTKIAYIVVESEIQGNIKCSSENPDFLMIHPLIQNTFALITGVDFNSNHRSNKIQCVTINCNIENITNQTKQVCIAMSNFSDKNGKLMPENGQKYYKKVEFSLSRIYLLVTATLLSMMFTIFAIYMILRWKRSHSAQTRKSLNTINGTKKVYVNITIL; encoded by the coding sequence ATGCCACCCAAATGGGTAAACATATTCATTTTCTGTCACTGGTATTGCATTGGCGACATTTTTCTTGAAATTGAAGAGGAATCAAAACCTGGAACCATTgttggaaaaatggaaaaattagactcagaaaatatcaattttgtTAAATTAACCCAAGATATGGATAGTAGCTTTTTCAATGTGGACCGAGAAACCGGGCTCATTTCGACATGTTCTGTTATTAAACGAGAAAGTTTATTGCGATGTCGACAACAAATTGATTGCCTGGTCACATTCAAAATTGTTTCTTtcgcaaaaaatatattaaaagtcgacaaaattatcattaatattcttgATGTGAATAATAACAGACCAACATTTTATCCAGCCTCAATTTTTATAGAATTGACAGAAAACACTGaatcaataacaaaaaaagaacttCCAACTCCATATGATTACGACAGTCCAAAGAATGGAATTAAATCTTGCTTTATTGATTCCTCAATAAACTGGGCAACTTTATCTGTAAAAAACGAGGTCAATACGAACTGGACACTTTCACTgcttatagaaaataaaaaaatgaacagcTTTCGGGAGAGTATCGAGGTACAGTGTATGGATGGTGGAACTGTTCCACTTATTGGGACTTTGTATGTTGAAATAGTGAAGAAACCTGCCATAAAATGTTTTAAACCATATTTCGACTACAAAATACTCAAAATTTCAGTTTCTCTAATTAATTCCAAGTGGATTTTTGTTACAAAATTGAAAATGCTCACATCACAAGAAAACTCATCTTATCAGTCACCAAATAGTCTGTTTTCTATTCGTTACAGcttgaataaaaatgaaacaaattttacAATTGAAGAGACAAGTGGTTCTGTTTATGTTTTACGACAAAGTTTGCTAAATATCGACAATCCATTGAGACTTAATGTAAGTGCCTGTTGTCAAGATTTGTGTGATTATTGCACTTTATTTATTGAAccaaaaatattaccaaaaatgcTTCCTAATAGAAATATATCGAACTATTTTGgctcaaaatttcattttcttgtgACCAACGTAAGAGAAGATGGTCATTTACATGTACCCTACAATTCAATGAAAGGGACCAAAATTGCTTATATTGTTGTTGAAAGTGAAATTCAAGGAAATATAAAATGTTCTTCAGAAAATCCGGATTTTTTAATGATCCATCCTTTAATTCAGAACACATTTGCTCTAATCACTGGAgttgattttaattcaaatcatcGATCTAATAAGATTCAATGTGTTACAATAAAttgtaatattgaaaatataactaACCAAACTAAACAAGTGTGCATTGCAATGAGTAATTTTTCGGATAAAAATGGCAAATTGATGCCAGAAAATgggcaaaaatattataaaaaagttGAATTTTCGTTAAGCCGAATTTATTTATTGGTAACTGCAACTTTGCTTTCGATGATGTTCACTATATTTGCTATTTACATGATTTTAAGATGGAAAAGATCTCATTCTGCGCAAACTAGAAAATCTTTAAATACAATTAATGGAACAAAGAAAGtttatgtaaatattacaatTCTCTAG